One genomic region from Kwoniella dejecticola CBS 10117 chromosome 1, complete sequence encodes:
- a CDS encoding signal peptidase I translates to MASSFSRFQHVFSRYRPPPLLPTTIRTIQILATLHLISTTLVELRICTGFSMLPTLSQHGDCVLVSPLPYWSPFTEKHKDKRPKRGDVVVATSPMDARQTVCKRVLGVEGDMIEIEPRRGGQRKWIDNAGVGFMVDIPQDVELEHQDNKDKHITHDDLSIKPKRNGENQWIKVPKGHVWLVGDNLSNSTDSRKYGPVPVAMVKGKVLARIYPNPSWIENNLREIDQ, encoded by the exons ATGGCTTCCTCATTCTCTCGATTTCAGCATGTCTTCTCCCGCTATCGCCCTCCACCGCTGCTACCCACGACGATCCGCACAATCCAGATCCTAGCAACCCTACATCTGATATCGACGACCCTGGTAGAATTAAGAATATGTACAGGCTTCTCAATGTTGCCGACACTATCTCAGCATGGTGACTGCGTGCTGGTCTCTCCTCTGCCTTACTGGTCGCCTTTCACGGAGAAACACAAGGACAAGCGGCCGAAAAGGGGAGATGTGGTCGTAGCTACCTCACCTATGGATGCTCGTCAGACAGTCTGTAAGCGTGTTCTAGGCGTGGAGGGGGACatgattgagattgaacCTAGGAGGGGAGGTCAGAGGAAGTGGATTGATAATGCCGGTGTGGGGTTTATGGTGGATATACCGCAAGATGTCGAGCTTGAACATCAGGATAACAAGGATAAACATATAACGCATGATGATCTGAGTATCAAGCCGAAGAGAAACGGAGAGAACCAATGGATCAAAGTGCCCAAAGGCCACGTATGGCTAGTCGGTGATAATCTGAGCAATTCGACGGATTCGAGGAAATACGGTCCGGTGCCGGTAGCTATGGTCAAAGGCAAAGTCTTAGCTAGA ATATACCCGAATCCATCTTGGATAGAGAACAACCTTAGAGAGATAGATCAATAG